The nucleotide sequence TCGAAGAGGTGCATTTTGCCATCCTGGAGAACGATGGCCAAATTACGGTCCAGCCGAAGAACAGGTCTAAGGAGGTCTGAGCATCCCGGCGGCCACCACCAGGATCAAGCTTCTGTTACCTGTCCGCTATTTCAACTGCTCCATTTGTTCTGCTATTTCCACGCTGTCCCGGTTAAGTTTTCGGATACCCGGCCACAATAAATTTTCGGATCAGTTCCAACTCATCCTCGCCTGCGATTGTGTGCGCCTTTGCGAACTCGTGCCATTCAACATTTAACCCCGCCGCTTTCAAGCCCATCATTTGCCCTTTCACCATGTCGAAGGGAAGAATTGGATCCTTGTAACCATGCGTGATCAGGAATCTCTGTTGCTTCGCCATTGGCGAAAGCTCCTTCATCAACTGCTCTGGCTCATGCACATAACCACTGATTCCCACCAGACCCGCAAAACGATGTGGGTAATGGCAGCCCACTTCGATAGTCATTAAACAGCCTTGCGAAAAGCCACTAAGAATTGTTTGCTCCGTGGGAAATCCTTTGGCCCGCTGCTCGTCGAGCAAATCAGAAACCACCTTTGTGCTTCGCTTTATGCCGATGGCAGCTTCACCTGCAAAATCATACCAGGAATAGCCTCCATAATATGGGTCAGGAGCGTTGAGCAGCAGGTAGTTCATCCATGGCAAATCCAACGCTTGCGGCAACCAGTGGAATCCCGCACTGCTGTCCCCCAGTCCGTGCATCATCACCATCAAGCGCTTTGAACCCGCCTGTTTCGCCGGAAAAAACTCAGTTTCGAGCATGTCTTAATGTGGAAGAACCACGGCGGATTTCAAATCTCATTTCTCAAATCTTCAAGTTTCGCTTATCCACTATCGCTTTGCCGCTTCGATTGGCTCATACCAATCCCCGCGCAGCCAGTCCGAAATCATCCCAATCTGTTGCTCATTCAAAATCTGCTTCTCACCAAACGCGGGCATCCGGTCATTTCGGTCTCCATAGAAGCTCGGATGTCCAGGGTTGCTAATGAATTTCACCAACCACTCCTTTGAGGCGTAGCCCGTCAGGTCGGGCGCTGTCGCATCTTCATCCTTGCTGTGGAACTGATGACAGTCTGTGCAGGCCATCGCAGTTTTAATCAACGTCCGCCCTTCTGCAATGTTGGCAGCATCGTGTTCATCAATGGCTTTCTGCGCTTTTAATCCAGCATCGGCTGATACCGCCGCAATTACTTTCCTTAATTGCTCTTTCTCCTCTGGCGAATAACCCGCTACTTTCTTCTTCACGAACTTGACCATCTTCCCTTCTTTGAATTTCGTACCGCCAAAATAATTGGTCGAATCCACCCTGGCCGGATCGAGCAATCCGCCGAGCCATTCGCGTGAGCCAAACCCCTTCAAATCCGAAGCGGACTGCGCATCCTTCACCTGATTACCCATGCCATCGCCGCCATCATACCGATGGCAACTCGAGCAATTTTTTGCAAACAACTTTGGCCCTTGCGTCAACGGATCATTCCGCAACAACGTTACTGCACCCGTCGGTGGAATACCCATGGACGAGCGTGCCAATTCCTTTACCCGCTCAGCATCCCGGTCGGCCTGTTTGACCGCCAGTTTGTAAGTATCATTGTGCTTGTCTTCCGCCATTGCCATATAGGTTAGGAGCCCCGCGCCTGCCAGCACTGCAAACAGAAAACCGACATTAAACCGATGGCCCAGCTTCCACCTGCCAATGAATGGCATGAGGAAAATCACCAACATTGCCAGGCTGGGAATTATAATCGCACCAATGATCTCCGTTTGACCCGGAAAGAATTTCAGGAATTGAAACAAAAATAGAAAATACCAATCCGGTCTCGCTGCCGAGTAAGGCTCGGAGGGATCCGCCGGTGCTCCCAACTCCGCCCCCACCGGACCATGCGTTCCAAACATGTTGTATCTTAGAATGAGAAATAACACAGTAGCCATGACTGCCAGGCACGCCACTGCATCCTTCAAAACCTGGTCCGGCCAGAATGCCGTGTCAGACGCCTTATGGGGCTCCTTTGACTTGATGCCGTGTTTGCGGAACAGGTAGATGTGCCCCGCCAGGAGTATGATCAACGATGCCGGCAATACTCCTGCATGCAGCGCAAAAAATCTGGTCAGAGTAAGATGTCCGTAATCCGCTCCTCCCAGCACGAGCCGCTGCAAGTCATGTCCCACGAACGGCACAATGGAAAGAATGTTTGTTGCCACTTTCGTCGCCCAAAAACCCTTCTGATCCCAGGGCAACAAATATCCAGTGAGAGACAATCCAAGCACCAATTGCATCAGCAGAATCCCGAACCAAAAGTTTACCTCCCGCGGTGCCTTGTAAGCACCATCAATAACCACCTGCATCAGATGCAACAGCAGCAGAACGGTCATGCATTGCGCCGTATAATGATGTATCCCCCGCAATAACCAACCGCCCGTTGTCTCGTTCTGTATGAAATTCACGCTCTCCCATGCGGTTTGAGCACTCGGAGCATATCCCATCCAGAGGAAGATGCCTGTGATGAACTGCACTGCGATCGCGAATGTGAGCGTACTTCCCCAAACGTAACGCCAACGCGATCCGCCCGGGACATTTTCGTAAAGCGCTTCGTGCGTCAATTTTTTGACGCCGGTCCGTGAATCCACCCAATCAATCAGCACTTTCATGATACAGCGACCTTTTGCGGAATACCGGCTTCAAAGTTTTGAAATGCCACCAGCACCTTGCCGTCCTTCACTTCAACCTTAAGCTGGTCCAAGCCACGCGATGCCGGACTGCCGGGATTCGCAATTTTCCCATCCACCTTGAAAGTGCTGTTATGACACGGGCACAAATAATTTCCCTTGTCTGAGATAAAATCCACAAAACAACCGGCGTGTGGACAGACCACATTCAACGCCTCAATCTTATCATCTGCCGTCCGCCTCAAATAAACTGCTCCGATCGGTACGTTCTGATATTTGTTCCAAGCATCCGTCTTGTTCGCCAACACCGGGAACTTACGCGGCACACCGTCCGCGGGCAATGCATCCAACGTTGTTACCGGGATCAGCGGCACCTCCGCACTTGCTCCAGCCTCACCTTTCCTGCTCAGTGGAGCAAAAAACGCCTTCACCCCTGCAAGCAACGGTACGATGCCCACCGCTCCGCCAATCACTATGGCGAGCGCTTCCTTGAAAAAATTACGCCGATCCGGTTGTGATGCTTTTTTTTGAGACTGCATAGTTGTTTGTGAAACTGACTGCAAATTCTGTAGTTATATTCAGAAAATCCCCTGCTAAACGCAATGCGTAAAAGTGTTTTTACCCTCTGCATCAGCAATCGTCTCTGCTAGTGTGACAACCAGCCGTCGTTTTTATTCCAGGCCTGCCTTCCACTCCATGCCACGATGTCCTCGCGCATCTAATAAGATGGACTGAAAAGCAAAATCGTAATTAAATGCCCGGGTCTCAAATCCCTGTTCCTATGAGCGACATTTTAAGCCCTCCACTACAGTCAAAGCCACAGGTCACAAGTCCCTCGACGACCAAGCGCCTGCTTTCACTCGATGCTTTGCGCGGATTCGATATGTTCTGGATCGTTGGGGGTGAGGAACTCGTCCACGCTCTTTACAATGCCTGGCCCAACGGCCCCTTGGGAATTATCAATAGCCAAATGGATCATAAGGTCTGGCAAGGCGTCGCTTTTTACGACCTTATCTTCCCGCTGTTCGTTTTCATTGTCGGCGTGTCCCTCGTATTTTCGCTTACGAAAGCAATCGAGGTTAACGGCAAAGCTGCTGCACTTAAACGCGTTTTCTTCCGCAGTCTCCTTCTTTACGTTTTCGGCCTGCTTATCTACGGCGGCATCTCGAAGGGAATTGATGGCATTCGTTGGATGGGCGTACTGCAACGCATCGCGATTTGCTACTTTTCCACCAGCCTCGTGTTTTGCTTCTTCAAGCTGCGTGGAATGATTGTCGCCGCTGCTGCCTTGCTCCTCACGTATTGGGCATTGATGACATTCGTCCCATTTCCCGATGTGAGACCTGCGTCAGCAAGCCCTCAGGAAATTACGAAGCACAACGGCTTCACAAATGTCGCCCAACTCAATTTGTCCAGCACGACCATGCTCCACGGCCAATTCATTCCAGGAGTCAATCTGGCCAATTACGTCGACCAAAAATATCTTCCGGGCTATAAATGGGATGGCACCTACGATCCCGAAGGTCTGCTGAGCACCCTGCCCGCGATTGTCACCTGTTTGCTCGGCGTCTTCGCCGGTCTTTTGCTAAGAAATCCCAATGTGCCAGACCAAAAGAAAGTCCTTCTGCTGGCCGGTGCTGGCATTGCCGGAGTGGCTCTCGGTTTTCTTTGGGGGCTTGAATTCCCGGTCATAAAGAAACTTTGGACCTCATCTTACGTGCTTGTGGCAGGAGGTTATGCCTGCATCTTCCTCGCTGCATTTTATCAGGTGATTGAAATCTGGCAGTGGCGGAGGTGGTGCACACCTTTCGTCTGGATCGGAATGAATCCCATATCGATCTACCTGGCCTTTCATTTCGTCTCCTTTGAAAAGCTTGCAAACCTCCTGGTCGGCGGCCCGGTCGCAGCCGCTTTTGGTTCCTTTGGTCCTGTAGTCGTTACCTTGACCATTGTACTCTTGATGTTCGCTTTCGTTCGATTTCTCTATAATCGCAAGATTTTCCTCCGTCTCTGATTTGAACAAACATTCAAAATCGGTTGTAAATTTGGTCCTTGGGCTGTTACTTGCGGCAATACTTTTTTGCCTGCCGTTCCGTGCCTGCGCAGCGGGCGTGACTATTATCACGCATGGAGCGAATTCAGATGTAAACGGATGGATAACATCCATGGCCGGAAGGTTCCCGCTTTATCCCAATTTCAAAGGCACGAACTTTAGCACGTATGTGATGCGATTCATCACCAACGCTCAACACACCGTAGTCCTGTCTCAAAGCAGGCTTGCGGGCGTCGCTGTTACCAACTCTGATCGCGGCGAAGTGTTTATCCTGCTGGATTGGTCCCAATTCTCCAGCGGCACTTCATCAAATACGACCCAAATTGCGAACGCCGTGGTTCCTGCCCTGCTGCAAACCAATTTCTTTCCGGAGCTTGGCGGTCATTCGGTCGTTGAATTCCCCATTCATCTAATCGGGCATAGCCGTGGCGGTTCAGTAATCTCTGAGATCTCCCGTTTGTTGGGCGCTCAGGGCATTTGGGTGGATCAACAAACCACATTGGATCCCCATCCTTTAAATAACGACGGGTTCGCCGAACCCATTCTCTCCGCCGTGGATGCTTCCGTGAAAGCCTATGCCAATGTGCTTTACGCTGATAATTATTATCAAACGATTTCCTCCCTTGTCCGTGGCGAGTCCATAACCGGAGCCTACAATCGCAAGTTGACCAACCTCTCTGGAGGCTATGGCAACACTGGCACCCTGGCGCCTGAACACTCCAACGTCCACCTGTGGTATCACGGAACAGTTGAAACCAACACCCCTTCATCCGACACCGAAGCCTCCATCACTTCAACAGAACGCAACTCGTGGTGGACCGCCAATGAAAGTCACGGTGCCGCCGGGGGTTTCCTTTATTCGCTTATCGGAGGTGGCAACAGGCTTGGAACCAATGAACCCGCCGGGTCAGGCCTTGGCCAAATCCGTAGCGGATTCAATTCTGCATTGAACATCGGTTCCGGGCTCGGGGCACGAACCGCCTTGCCTTCAAACAATGGTTTTTGGCCAAATGCCCTGAAATTCAATCTTCTCACAAATGCTCCATTCCGTCCGGGCGACACCGTCCCGTTCAGATTCTACTATCAATGCGGCGTTTCTTCCAGTGCTGATGTAAGGGTTTACGTCGATGTCGATTCAAACCCTTACAACATCAATCAAAAGCAGATTGTTCAATTCCAGGTTGCCGGAACTGGAATAAGCAGTATTTCGTTTACCAATATTTCTACCATTCTCAATGGAGCTTCCATCAACCCGGGAACCTATGCTGTTTATGCGCGGATATCAGACGGCTCACGCACGCGCTATCTTTATGCCCCGGAACCGCTCATCGTCCTGCCCAGCCTTCAACCTCCAACTCTGATTAGTGTTAGAGGAAATCCATTTCAGTTGAACATTGTCGGCTTTCCTGGACAGCAATTAATCATTCAGACCTCAACCAATTTCGCAGATTGGATTCCACTCAAAACCAACACTCTCGCAGCCACTAACACATTGTTTATCGATGCTTCTTCGCCTATCTTCTCCCGAAGATTCTACCGGGCCCGGCTGGTTCCCTAATTTGTCCTGAGAACCCGGGTATGGGTCGGAGACGCGATCATTCTGCTTCGCCTGGTTCCAATGTGTAATACTCTTCAGCAGATTTTGCGTGATTTCTTTTATAACCTTCTTAGATTAGTAGGATGTTAATCTGGATTCTTGCTCTTGTCTTTCTTGGTATGGCTGGGTACGCAGGCTACGCCTTGGGCGCGATCCGCGCTGCTGCCACTTTAGTAGGGTTATTGATAAGTACCGTGCTCGCCTTTCCTTTGGGGAAACTGCTTCATGGTCTGCTTGCTACTTGTGGTATAAAAAATCCTTTTTTTATCTACTTGCTCGCACCAGTCATCGTTTTTCTCATCCTGCTAACGGTATTTAAAGCCATCGGCTTCTCGGTGCATCATAAAGTCGATCATTATTACAAACACAAGGCTGGCGACCTGCGCATGGGACTTTTTGAACGCTTAAACCATCGCGTCGGTGCGTGCATCGGTGTTGTCAATGCAGCCATTTACCTGATTTTACTGTGTCTCCCCATTTACGTTTTCAGCTACGCCACAGTCCAGGTCGCGGATGATAATGCTTCCTGGTCCATGAAAATGCTCAATACCCTTGGCCACCATGTTAGAGCTTCAGGAATGGCCAAGATTGATGCAGCCATCGACCCCTTGCCTGAAACTTACTATCAAACCTCGGACCTTATGGGTTTGGTCTATCACAACGATTTGCTGGAGAGTCGCCTCTCCCGTTATCCCGCCTTTTTGATGCTTGGCGAAAAAGCCGAATTCCAGGACATCGGCAATGACAAGGAATTCACTGAACTGCGCTTGAAGCAACCCTCCATCTCGGAAATTGTGAATCACCCCAAGGCTCAAGCCATCCTGGGGAATCCCGACATGCTTAAAGAAATCTGGGGCATACTTGTCCCCAACATTACCGATTTGGATAATTTCCTAAAAACCGGCCAATCTGCAAAATATGGTGATCAGAAGCTGCTTGGTCGTTGGGATTTCAATCTGAACGGCGCTCTCGCCCTGATGAAGCAAAGCAATCCAAATTATGGTTCGACCGAAATGCAGAAGCGCCGCAGAGTGCTCTTTTTAACCATGGCCAAGACCGTGCTCATCGCTGCGCCCGACAAACAAGTCATCGTTAAGGATGTCGGTGAACTTCACGCCAATACTAATCCCAAATTGGCCCCTACTGTGAGTATGCAGAAACTTGAGGGACAGTGGGAAGGCGATGGCAGCAAGTACACCATCACTATTTCCAGCCCCAAGAAACAAACTTTTACAGCTGAAATCCAAGGTGAGCGCATGACCGTCACTGGCGGGGATTTGCTGATGTCCTTTGAGCACGAAATGTAATCATAATCGGCAGAACGTCACTGCAATTTCTCACGGCGGCCCTATGGCCGCCTTCTTTTTGCAGTTGGAAGAGTATTGTATTCGAGGGAAGTGAACGTTCGTGATTGGGCAATAAGCCGAACACGAGCACTTTCGGAGCTGTTGGAGCCGATGAATTAATCCCGACTGCCATGCAGAACCGGGATGCATCAGCGGCATTAACTGCGGTCAGACCTGCAGCAAATCTAATTATTGGGCAGTGGTAAAGTTTACCGGCTGCACAACCACACCCAGGGAATTGCCTGGAGTTGGAGCGTTAAAGAAACCGTCGCTATTAATTGACAACCCCGAATGCGAACTGACCGGTAAACTGCGTTCCAGCATCGGGTTGGAAGTCGGTTGAGCAAACGCCAGATTGCCTTCAGTGGTGGCCGCAATCGCATCACCACCAACTCCATCTGACCACTGGGTAAAAACAATTCCACCTAACAACAAACTGCATACAGAAACTCCAAAAACACCAGCTGCTACGGGGCTGGTATCCAACACGCCAAATATCCTCTTAAACCAGGATACTTCCGCAGTGGCAGATATGGATGATGATTCCTGTTCCAATCGTCGTAAAACCTGGGCGGAGAAGTCCTTGAAATAGCGTGGCGGTGGCTGCTCATACCTCTTTAGCTTCAACAACTTGCGTAACTGTTCAAACTCTTCCGGGGACGTGTTCATAATCACTTTAGGTAATCTGACAGATATGCTTGTAGTTGCTGGCGGGCATAAAACAATCGTGATCGGACAGTACCGATGTTGCAATCCATGATCTTAGCAATTTCTTCATGTGACAACCCCTGCACATCGTGCAGTGTGACGACTAATCTATGATGCTCTGACAGCTTCAATAGGGCGGCGTTCAATTTTTCTTGCAGCTCACTTAATCCAATATCCCGACGTGGAGTTTTATCGGAAATAAGTGCCACGAGATCAGGATCATGCTCTGCATTAAAATCCAAATCGTTCAGGCTCATTTGCGCACGATTCTTCCTCTGTTTCAAGAAATTAATCGTCTTATTGACGGCAATACGATAAATCCAGGTATAAAAACTTGAACCACCTTTGAAAGATTTTAGCGCTTGAAAAGCTTTGATGAACGACTCCTGCGCCAAATCGTTTGCATCCTCGTGGTTGGACGTCATATGGTAAACGGTGGCATAAATCCGTTCCTGATAGCGCCGCACCAAATCGTCGTACGCAGCCATATCCCCATTGCGAGCACGCTCAACCAACTGCATTTCGTCAGTCAATGGTGCTTTCTCGGACGAGGAGCCTGATGATTCGCTTGGCTGCGAATCTCCAGGTGCCTTGCCAGAAGCCGGATCAATCATACTTTGGAGACTAGCTCTAGGCACAAACTCCCAGTTTTTCCGTCTGCCGGGCGAGAAACTCTGTCAGGCCGATCAAACCAGCCTGATTTGCAGATTCAGGCAACACCTTCAGTGTCTGGCGTGACTTTTCGAGATATTGGTTAATTATTTCAACCGATTTCGCAAATGTTTTGTACTTGCGGAGCAATTCAATAACCGGCGCGAAATGGCCTGGCTCCCACTTTAAAATATTTCCCTGCAAGGTTGCTTTTTCCTCGACGGTCGCCTGTTCCCACGCCAGTAAAATCGGCAATGTCAGTTTTCCCTTCGCGAGGTCCGTACCGAGGGACTTCCCAGCCGCAGCTTCTGAACCAAACAGGTCCAGACAATCGTCATAGAGTTGATAGGCTGTTCCTAATGCCATCCCGAACTGACGCAAACCGTTTCGTTGAACTGCCGGGGCTCCGGTTAAGCAGGCTCCCAAATCGCAAGACAATGCAAACAACTCTGCCGTCTTCATTTCCAAAACTTTGAAATATTCCGGCTGGGAAAACTGAAAATTTCTCCGCTGTTGAGTTTGTAAAATTTCTCCCGAACAAACCGTGTTGGTTGCCATCGCTACCGCACGACATATCTCCGGTGTGGGAAAGCTGGCTGCCAGTTTTAAGGCATGTGCGAAAAGGCAGTCACCAAAAAGTACTGCTATTTCATTTCCCCAATTCGCCGCCAAAGTTAATCGGCCACGGCGAATCTCGGCTTCGTCCATTACATCGTCATGCACCAGTGTTGCCAAATGCACCATTTCAATGATTACGGCGATGGTTACGTGAGAGTCATTAAGTGTTCCACTCGCGTTCGCACTAAGCGCCACCAAGGCAGGACGCAGCTGCTTCCCTTGGCCGGTCAATGCGTACTCGGCATAAGGTACAATTGCAGGGTCGAATTCCCTGACCTGCTTTTCCAAACGCTGGGCTACAGCCTCCAGAAAGGGTTCCACCGGTTCCGCTATATGTTTCCATGTAGCATGGGTTTCTTTCTGCGATGCACCGGTGACGGGAACAACAACCGCTCTAGTATCGGCAGCAAACATGCTGTGCCAATCTAAGGTTGCGACTACCCCAAGTCAACCTGTTAAGATACAGGTGGAAGGCCATCTGCTGCGGTTACTTACTCTTTCCCGGCTTTACTTACTTTCTGGAACAAACTTCAAAGCCGCCGAGTTCAGACAATATCTCAGACCCGTCGGCTTGGGGCCATCGTCAAAAACGTGTCCCAAATGAGCCTCGCAACGAGGACATAATACTTCGGTTCGCTTCATGAAGAAGGTGTTATCTGACCTGGTTTCCACACTTTCAGCACTCAGCGGTGCCCAGAAACTCGGCCAACCTGTTCCAGAATCAAACTTGGCATCGGAACTGAACAAGTCCAGTCCGCAGCAGACACATTTATAAATCCCTTTTTCATGATTGTTCGCGTACTCACCTGTAAAGGCCCGCTCGGTTCCTTTTTTGCGGGTTACCTTGAATTGTTCCGGCGTGAGTTGCTTCTGCCATTCAGCATCCGTCTTAATGATTTTTTCAGTTATCATGGTTTTGGACATCGAATTTGTTTTGGTATTCTGAGTGCCACCCTGAGCATGAATCAGGCCCCAGCCCAAAAATAGCAACACCGTCATGAGTGTTAAAATGACATACTTTTGTTTCACCATCGGAATCAACATAACATACCCGCGAGATCTGTGCGGTGCGCGTTTACTCCTCCTCCTGCTTCTCACAATTATCTGTCGGGAGCTCAATCCAAAAACGGCTTCCCTGACCGGGTATCGATTCAACCCCTACCCGGCCTCCCATTCTCTCAATTCCCTTTTTCACCAGGGCGAGTCCAATGCCCGTTCCTTCGTAAGTATCCTTGTCGTGTAATCTTTCGAATATCCCAAAAATGCGCTCTCGATATTGTAGCTCAATCCCGATCCCATTATCCTCCACCCACAACCGCATAACTCCTGGATAACGTTCCTCCGCCCACACCTGCACCTTGGGTGTTTCGCCGGGAGAAGTAAATTTCATCGCGTTAGTCAGAAGATTCATCAGTGCGTTATCCAGAGTTTCCAGGTCCGAGACAACGGAAGGCAACGGCCTGCGCACATGAACGATTGCGTGGCACCGGGTTATTTCATTCTCCATTCTGACCAGCAAACTCTCAATCAGCTTTCCCAAATGTACTTTCTGCGGCTTAAACTCGGCTCTCGCCAATCGCGTGTAAGCCAATAGATCCAACATGAGGTGCCCCATGCGCTGGGAGGATAGCTGAATCTTCCGAACACAATCCCGCGCTCCTTCGCTGAGTTCATTACCGTGATCCTCAGCTAAAATGTGGGCAAATCCCGCCATCGTCCGCAAAGGTCCCCGCAAATCGTGTGCGAGTGAATAGCTGAAATCTTCCAATTGTTTGTTGGATTCCTCAAGCGCAGCCGTTCGCGCAGCCACTCGCTGTTCGAGTTCCTTGTTGATAATCCTAAAGGCTTCTTCCGCCCTCTTGCTTCGATCTACCAGCCAGCTTACAAGTAAAGCCACGCTCGTAAATACACCTAAACGCTCGGCTCCATGCACTTTAACCGCCAACGAGAAATGCGGGTTATTGAAAAGCAACAGGTTAATCAAATCGGTTGAGACCACGACTACCGCACCTGCCCGGAAGCCGCCGTACCAGGCGCTCAACATTGCTGCCAAAATGTAGAGGGCGATCGAAGACTCACTTAGAAAGTTGCGCAAGACCAAATCGATTGCCAAGGCCGCCATGGTGGTCAGCAACGCGAGGCCGAACCGTTTCCACGGAGGACGAGATTTCCGCGGCCAAACCGTCTCAATGGTTTGCGGCGGTCGAGACTCCAATCCACCATTTCTACTTTCCGACTTCATTCGGCCTGGAAACTCTCGGGGTTCAATGCCCATTTAACTTAGAAACAAGCGAACGCTTTTCACATTAACAACCGTTTATTTTGCCCTGAGATGGACAATTTCGCAACCCGTTCCCCAACCTAAAAAGCAAGCCGGCTGGCTCCGTAGCCAACCGGCTCCCTCTCACACCCCTTGATTCGTCCATCCGGCGTCCTAGTGTGTTGAGGCATTCCCGCCAGGTGCAGGCAGCTGCAGCATCAAGTTGGGACCACCCGTCCCGGTTCCCATCCAGTAGGTGGGGTATTTTCCGTCCCACTTTTCCACTCTCGCTTTCTCCACCTCCAAGGCTTTGAATTGATAAAGCAGCGGGTTCTGCTGGGCTTCACTCAAAGCCTTGCTCACTTCCCGGATCGCCTGGGCTTCAGCGGAGGCAGCGGTGCGTTTTGCATCCGCCAACCCTGAGGCCTCACGTCTCGCTTTTTCGGCGAGACCGTTTGCTTCCAATTCGATGCGCTCATTTTCCTTTTGTTGCGCCTCATATTTTGCCAGGGAAACCGTTTTCAACTGTTGTGCGATAAATGTTTGGTCTATCGCGCGCTGAATCTCAGGATTCTCATAGGTCATTCCGCCAAACATTCCGACGGTTGTCACCGTGACGCCACGGGTCGAAAAGAAGGTGGTTACATCCTTTTTCACGGCATCAGCAATCTCCTGTTTTCGCGATCTTAACTGATCGAGTGGATATCTCGCTGCTACTTCAGCCGCTATTTGTTGGATGCGACCACGCACTTCATGGTCCATAACATCCGCCAGGGAACCGCTCGGGTACCAATACAGAAACTTTGCGGCGTCATCCTCGGATATAAACGCCGTGCAGTTAAAGCCCATGCTAAAACCAACACTATCCGAACTTTCAATCCAGACGGCCTTGTCATTCGTGCTTCGGGTGCGTGCTTGTCCCCCGACCGGAGAACCGGAATCCGAGGACCACTCGCGCGTTACCGGCGAACGATTTACCTTCACCAGGCGCACGGTTGGAATCCACCTGCCATCATTGCCCATCCGGCCCTCCTGCGACCAGCGATGGATTATCTGCACTCGCTTCGCCGCCACCTTCCGTTGTTTCAAATAATCCTCGGATTGAAAACGCGACTGTTGTGTCGAATCTCCTTCCAGAGGAATCAGGAAGCCAGTTTCAGAAGTGTCAATTTCCACATATTCCGGCCGGTCAAATGGCTTCATACACCCTGTCAAAGTCAATAGAATCAACACGCAAGTGACCGGCGTCGTTGCTTTGGTACAAACCCTGCCTAACTTCATAAAGCAGGCTTGGAGATAAACACCAAAGCATCCCAACGTTACCAGGAGTGTCGCAATTTCCGCCGCGACTTGAACGGCGTCTTTTGCTGCGTCGAACGTCCTTACATTCCGCGCGTTGACATCTCCTCCATTCAGTTGCTGGACTGCCAGATGCGCAGCCATGGACGGTTGATTTGCGGTCAGCCACCACATTTCAGAACCCCAAATCACACTCATTAGCAATGTAAAAAGGGCAATTCGTCGGACAAGATTTTTCCGCAGGAACACCATCCCCAGAACCGTGAGAACCAACACAGCCAGTGCCAATCCGGCCATCGAAACAACCGACGCATTATTGATCGCGCCAATCATAACCCAGCAGGTCATAACCAACTCCGATAGGGTT is from Pedosphaera parvula Ellin514 and encodes:
- a CDS encoding alpha/beta hydrolase produces the protein MLETEFFPAKQAGSKRLMVMMHGLGDSSAGFHWLPQALDLPWMNYLLLNAPDPYYGGYSWYDFAGEAAIGIKRSTKVVSDLLDEQRAKGFPTEQTILSGFSQGCLMTIEVGCHYPHRFAGLVGISGYVHEPEQLMKELSPMAKQQRFLITHGYKDPILPFDMVKGQMMGLKAAGLNVEWHEFAKAHTIAGEDELELIRKFIVAGYPKT
- a CDS encoding cytochrome b N-terminal domain-containing protein — encoded protein: MKVLIDWVDSRTGVKKLTHEALYENVPGGSRWRYVWGSTLTFAIAVQFITGIFLWMGYAPSAQTAWESVNFIQNETTGGWLLRGIHHYTAQCMTVLLLLHLMQVVIDGAYKAPREVNFWFGILLMQLVLGLSLTGYLLPWDQKGFWATKVATNILSIVPFVGHDLQRLVLGGADYGHLTLTRFFALHAGVLPASLIILLAGHIYLFRKHGIKSKEPHKASDTAFWPDQVLKDAVACLAVMATVLFLILRYNMFGTHGPVGAELGAPADPSEPYSAARPDWYFLFLFQFLKFFPGQTEIIGAIIIPSLAMLVIFLMPFIGRWKLGHRFNVGFLFAVLAGAGLLTYMAMAEDKHNDTYKLAVKQADRDAERVKELARSSMGIPPTGAVTLLRNDPLTQGPKLFAKNCSSCHRYDGGDGMGNQVKDAQSASDLKGFGSREWLGGLLDPARVDSTNYFGGTKFKEGKMVKFVKKKVAGYSPEEKEQLRKVIAAVSADAGLKAQKAIDEHDAANIAEGRTLIKTAMACTDCHQFHSKDEDATAPDLTGYASKEWLVKFISNPGHPSFYGDRNDRMPAFGEKQILNEQQIGMISDWLRGDWYEPIEAAKR
- a CDS encoding ubiquinol-cytochrome c reductase iron-sulfur subunit, with product MQSQKKASQPDRRNFFKEALAIVIGGAVGIVPLLAGVKAFFAPLSRKGEAGASAEVPLIPVTTLDALPADGVPRKFPVLANKTDAWNKYQNVPIGAVYLRRTADDKIEALNVVCPHAGCFVDFISDKGNYLCPCHNSTFKVDGKIANPGSPASRGLDQLKVEVKDGKVLVAFQNFEAGIPQKVAVS
- a CDS encoding acyltransferase family protein, giving the protein MSDILSPPLQSKPQVTSPSTTKRLLSLDALRGFDMFWIVGGEELVHALYNAWPNGPLGIINSQMDHKVWQGVAFYDLIFPLFVFIVGVSLVFSLTKAIEVNGKAAALKRVFFRSLLLYVFGLLIYGGISKGIDGIRWMGVLQRIAICYFSTSLVFCFFKLRGMIVAAAALLLTYWALMTFVPFPDVRPASASPQEITKHNGFTNVAQLNLSSTTMLHGQFIPGVNLANYVDQKYLPGYKWDGTYDPEGLLSTLPAIVTCLLGVFAGLLLRNPNVPDQKKVLLLAGAGIAGVALGFLWGLEFPVIKKLWTSSYVLVAGGYACIFLAAFYQVIEIWQWRRWCTPFVWIGMNPISIYLAFHFVSFEKLANLLVGGPVAAAFGSFGPVVVTLTIVLLMFAFVRFLYNRKIFLRL
- a CDS encoding CvpA family protein; translation: MAGYAGYALGAIRAAATLVGLLISTVLAFPLGKLLHGLLATCGIKNPFFIYLLAPVIVFLILLTVFKAIGFSVHHKVDHYYKHKAGDLRMGLFERLNHRVGACIGVVNAAIYLILLCLPIYVFSYATVQVADDNASWSMKMLNTLGHHVRASGMAKIDAAIDPLPETYYQTSDLMGLVYHNDLLESRLSRYPAFLMLGEKAEFQDIGNDKEFTELRLKQPSISEIVNHPKAQAILGNPDMLKEIWGILVPNITDLDNFLKTGQSAKYGDQKLLGRWDFNLNGALALMKQSNPNYGSTEMQKRRRVLFLTMAKTVLIAAPDKQVIVKDVGELHANTNPKLAPTVSMQKLEGQWEGDGSKYTITISSPKKQTFTAEIQGERMTVTGGDLLMSFEHEM
- a CDS encoding sigma-70 family RNA polymerase sigma factor is translated as MIDPASGKAPGDSQPSESSGSSSEKAPLTDEMQLVERARNGDMAAYDDLVRRYQERIYATVYHMTSNHEDANDLAQESFIKAFQALKSFKGGSSFYTWIYRIAVNKTINFLKQRKNRAQMSLNDLDFNAEHDPDLVALISDKTPRRDIGLSELQEKLNAALLKLSEHHRLVVTLHDVQGLSHEEIAKIMDCNIGTVRSRLFYARQQLQAYLSDYLK